One genomic region from Terasakiella sp. SH-1 encodes:
- a CDS encoding exopolyphosphatase, which yields MTDQKYRLVTRADFDGVVSGTLLLELEMIDEIVFAEPKEIQDGVFEVTENDIVTNLPYVEKAHLCLDHHASEVERVGDHDNLIIDATAPSAARVVYNHFGKGEKFPKICTDMLEAVDKADMAQYTEEDILAPSPWVLLNFVLDPRTGLDHIGNFSITHEQFMKDMMVYCRHHPVDEILKIPDVEERLHLYYQHEEMFEHKLNENTQVHNNLVVFDLRGQETVYAGNRFTIYAIFPDCNISIQVIPEIEPGKCLLATGKSILNRTSKTNVGSLMLKYGGGGHKQVGSCRIENDRVDEVLKELIEQITADG from the coding sequence ATGACTGACCAAAAATATCGTCTCGTTACGCGAGCGGATTTTGACGGTGTCGTTTCAGGTACATTACTTCTCGAACTCGAGATGATTGATGAAATTGTTTTTGCCGAGCCAAAGGAAATCCAGGATGGGGTTTTTGAGGTTACGGAAAACGATATTGTAACCAACCTGCCTTATGTGGAAAAAGCCCACCTTTGTCTGGATCACCATGCCAGTGAAGTGGAACGTGTGGGGGATCATGACAATCTGATTATTGATGCAACGGCTCCTTCCGCAGCCCGTGTGGTGTATAACCATTTTGGCAAGGGTGAAAAATTCCCGAAAATCTGCACTGACATGTTGGAAGCCGTGGATAAGGCAGATATGGCGCAATATACAGAAGAAGATATTCTGGCGCCAAGCCCGTGGGTGTTGTTGAACTTTGTTCTGGATCCGCGTACCGGGCTGGATCATATCGGTAACTTCTCTATCACGCATGAACAGTTCATGAAAGATATGATGGTGTATTGCCGTCACCATCCGGTGGATGAAATCCTGAAAATTCCTGATGTGGAAGAACGTCTGCATCTCTACTATCAGCATGAAGAGATGTTTGAACATAAGCTGAATGAGAACACACAGGTTCACAATAATCTGGTGGTCTTTGATCTACGTGGTCAGGAAACAGTTTATGCTGGCAACCGTTTCACTATTTATGCGATCTTCCCGGATTGTAACATTTCCATTCAGGTTATCCCTGAAATTGAGCCGGGTAAATGTTTGCTGGCAACGGGTAAATCCATCTTGAACCGCACATCTAAAACCAATGTGGGCAGCTTGATGCTCAAGTACGGTGGCGGTGGTCACAAGCAGGTGGGATCTTGCCGTATTGAAAATGATCGTGTTGACGAAGTTCTAAAAGAACTGATCGAACAGATCACAGCTGACGGCTGA
- a CDS encoding hemerythrin domain-containing protein: MRLSEILHREHQRTLQVLNALDGWQGKPQPDQLAPIENLLKDVIDVTKSDVQDHYAFEEQHLFPVLRNNGADFMVNMLSGEHELIRPIAQALQSLSETALETGFTQESWAEFQTLSADFIGHETFHIQKEEMGLINAINAMFTPEEETPLIALYQKT, encoded by the coding sequence ATGAGACTTTCTGAAATTCTTCATCGCGAACATCAACGTACCTTACAAGTTCTCAATGCCCTTGACGGCTGGCAAGGCAAACCCCAGCCGGATCAACTTGCCCCAATTGAAAACTTGTTGAAAGATGTGATCGACGTCACCAAAAGTGATGTTCAGGATCATTATGCCTTTGAAGAGCAGCATCTTTTCCCGGTTTTACGCAATAACGGGGCCGATTTTATGGTGAATATGCTCAGCGGTGAACATGAACTCATTCGCCCCATTGCACAGGCCCTGCAATCCCTGTCTGAGACAGCCCTTGAAACAGGCTTCACACAGGAAAGCTGGGCTGAGTTCCAAACCCTCAGCGCCGATTTCATCGGCCATGAAACATTTCACATTCAAAAAGAAGAAATGGGCCTGATCAACGCAATCAACGCCATGTTCACACCAGAAGAAGAAACCCCTCTGATCGCGCTTTATCAAAAGACATAA
- the cbiQ gene encoding cobalt ECF transporter T component CbiQ encodes MKTSPSATSWLLRLDPRARVVAAFLFACTVVALDSFWTLGTALVTALFLLASARLPAKETLKKVMTMDGFIIFMLFMLPFTTPGEIWFNLGSLSASWDGLFKALIITLKANAVVMALLALVSTIDPIVLGHALNRLRIPENLVHLLLFSVRYIDVLKQEYFRLRTAMKARCFQAGNNLHTYRSIGYLLGMLLVRSLERSERILEAMKCRGFQGKFYLLDEFHFQKRDRLFSLIASLFLIALLGLDMTYG; translated from the coding sequence ATGAAAACCAGCCCATCGGCCACATCATGGTTGTTGCGCCTTGATCCACGCGCACGTGTGGTTGCAGCCTTTCTATTTGCCTGCACGGTCGTTGCCCTTGACAGTTTTTGGACATTAGGGACGGCTTTAGTTACCGCCTTGTTCCTGTTAGCCTCTGCCCGCTTGCCTGCCAAAGAAACGCTAAAAAAAGTCATGACGATGGATGGCTTCATTATTTTTATGCTGTTCATGCTGCCCTTTACCACACCGGGCGAAATCTGGTTTAACCTTGGTAGCCTGAGCGCCAGCTGGGACGGCCTGTTTAAAGCCCTGATCATTACCTTAAAGGCCAATGCCGTTGTCATGGCTTTATTGGCCCTTGTCAGCACCATTGATCCGATTGTTCTCGGCCATGCCTTAAACCGCCTGCGGATACCGGAAAACCTTGTACATCTTTTGCTGTTTTCCGTGCGTTATATTGATGTCTTGAAACAGGAATATTTCCGCCTGCGCACCGCTATGAAAGCACGTTGTTTTCAGGCTGGAAACAATCTCCATACCTATCGTTCCATCGGCTATCTTCTGGGCATGTTGCTGGTACGCAGTCTGGAAAGGTCTGAAAGAATCCTGGAAGCGATGAAATGCCGGGGCTTTCAGGGGAAGTTCTATCTGTTGGATGAATTCCATTTTCAAAAACGCGACCGCCTTTTCAGCCTGATTGCCAGCCTGTTCCTCATTGCCCTTCTCGGATTGGATATGACTTATGGATAA
- a CDS encoding cobalt ABC transporter permease: MPKFLPFLAFLLLCSPVHAHKIVASAWTDGNDIEGEIGMSNGDMAKSGTLIKVLDLEGHQIGKTTVGKDGLFRFTPTKAVAHRFEANLGAGHVAFVIVGVDELPDSLKQPEKASPTQASTPPQLVSADLEKIIAKAVRDEIQPLRKEIAAYKEKNDLQTILGGIGYILGLTGIGFYMAARRQNGKQE, translated from the coding sequence ATGCCTAAATTCCTCCCCTTTCTCGCCTTCCTTTTATTGTGCAGCCCCGTTCATGCCCATAAAATCGTTGCCTCGGCCTGGACAGATGGTAACGATATCGAAGGTGAAATCGGTATGTCCAATGGCGATATGGCAAAAAGCGGGACTCTTATAAAAGTACTGGATTTAGAGGGCCATCAAATTGGGAAAACAACTGTCGGCAAGGATGGCCTGTTTCGTTTCACCCCTACCAAAGCTGTCGCCCATCGTTTTGAAGCCAATCTTGGGGCCGGACATGTTGCCTTTGTCATTGTTGGCGTGGATGAACTCCCCGACAGCTTAAAACAGCCTGAAAAAGCTTCCCCAACACAGGCATCTACACCCCCGCAATTGGTAAGTGCAGACCTTGAAAAAATCATTGCCAAAGCTGTACGAGATGAAATCCAGCCCCTGCGCAAGGAAATCGCTGCTTATAAAGAAAAGAATGACCTGCAAACCATCTTGGGTGGAATCGGCTATATTCTGGGCCTGACAGGCATTGGCTTTTATATGGCAGCACGACGCCAAAATGGTAAACAGGAATGA
- a CDS encoding ABC transporter ATP-binding protein has translation MDKLIDLQNITFAYPKQKPVLNGIDFTLKARERMVINGPNGAGKSTLFHLIVGLNKPTTGKVIAFGKERTQEKDFKDVRQRIGLVFQDPDDQLFCPTVAEDIAFGVLNLGNPLDEAMAVVEQTLKDMHLEHLRDRATHNLSGGEKRLVSLACVLAMEPEILLLDEPTNALDEKTQERLIEILNGLPQAMIVISHDPSFRHQITNNRLHLENGQLVKPEPKCKHAK, from the coding sequence ATGGATAAGCTTATCGACCTGCAAAACATCACCTTTGCCTATCCCAAACAAAAACCTGTCCTGAACGGGATTGATTTCACCTTGAAGGCAAGGGAGCGGATGGTTATCAACGGTCCCAACGGGGCTGGCAAAAGCACCTTATTTCACCTGATCGTTGGATTAAACAAACCCACAACAGGTAAAGTCATTGCCTTTGGCAAAGAACGCACACAGGAAAAAGATTTCAAAGACGTGCGCCAGCGCATTGGACTTGTCTTCCAAGACCCAGATGACCAGCTGTTTTGCCCCACTGTGGCCGAAGACATTGCCTTTGGTGTGCTGAATTTAGGCAATCCCCTTGATGAAGCGATGGCAGTTGTGGAACAGACCTTAAAAGACATGCATCTGGAACATTTACGTGATCGCGCCACCCATAATCTATCGGGTGGAGAAAAAAGACTGGTCAGCCTGGCCTGCGTTCTTGCCATGGAACCGGAAATCTTGTTACTGGATGAACCCACCAACGCCCTGGATGAAAAAACTCAAGAACGTCTGATCGAAATTCTAAACGGATTGCCTCAGGCAATGATTGTGATTTCCCATGACCCAAGCTTTCGCCACCAGATCACAAATAACCGTTTACACCTTGAAAATGGCCAACTAGTCAAGCCTGAACCAAAGTGTAAACATGCAAAATAA
- the cbiM gene encoding cobalt transporter CbiM codes for MHIVDGALSNEVVIGGAVLAVGGITIGLKKMDMEKIPATGILAATFFVASLIHVPLGPSSVHLIMNGLAGLILGWTAFPALFVGLLLQAIFFGYGGVTVLGVNTVAIALPAVLMHYVCKAGLQHESKKVAMIWGGTAGAMSIALTALFVTFALALTGEEFIPAAKLIILAHSPIMAIEGFLCACAVALIHRVKPELFEIFSEPKEVSHA; via the coding sequence ATGCATATTGTTGATGGTGCCCTTTCAAACGAGGTTGTGATCGGCGGAGCCGTTTTGGCCGTCGGCGGCATTACCATTGGTTTGAAAAAGATGGACATGGAAAAAATCCCTGCAACCGGGATTCTGGCGGCCACATTTTTTGTGGCCTCCCTGATCCATGTGCCGCTAGGGCCAAGTTCTGTTCACTTGATTATGAACGGACTGGCGGGACTGATACTGGGCTGGACTGCTTTTCCCGCCCTGTTTGTCGGGCTACTTTTACAAGCCATTTTCTTTGGCTATGGCGGGGTGACAGTTCTGGGGGTCAATACCGTAGCCATCGCCCTTCCTGCTGTTTTAATGCATTATGTCTGTAAAGCAGGGCTTCAACATGAAAGTAAAAAAGTCGCCATGATCTGGGGGGGAACAGCGGGTGCCATGTCCATTGCACTCACCGCCCTGTTTGTCACTTTTGCACTGGCCCTAACCGGGGAAGAATTTATCCCGGCTGCGAAATTGATCATTTTGGCCCATAGCCCTATTATGGCGATTGAAGGTTTCCTCTGTGCCTGTGCTGTTGCCCTGATCCATCGTGTGAAGCCTGAATTATTTGAAATTTTCAGCGAACCTAAAGAAGTTAGCCATGCCTAA
- a CDS encoding DUF4198 domain-containing protein, which yields MKKFFLGVALAVSTFLATDVHAHFQLVYSPQSNTEKAGVKPLKLLFWHPMENGHVMDMGQPEEFYYSFKGKKTDLTPSLKAVSFNGLHNKANAYDGAVKLKRNGDYKLILTPAPYYEESEDIYIQQITQTLINKGGVPTDWAEPLGLKTEILPLNKPYGAVVGSSFSAIVLREGKPLPGVEVEIEHMVAEPDMVQNKPSNTKSSSIPGGALSVISDANGKFTFAIPKAGYWGFAALGSGPDQEYQGKELSQDAVLWIKAHELGE from the coding sequence ATGAAGAAATTCTTTTTGGGCGTAGCCTTGGCTGTTTCAACTTTCCTTGCCACTGACGTTCACGCCCATTTCCAGCTTGTCTATTCACCACAATCCAATACGGAAAAAGCTGGTGTTAAACCGCTGAAATTGCTGTTCTGGCACCCGATGGAAAACGGACATGTCATGGATATGGGACAGCCGGAAGAATTCTATTATAGCTTCAAAGGTAAAAAAACCGATTTAACCCCCAGCTTGAAAGCAGTCTCATTTAATGGATTGCATAATAAAGCCAACGCCTATGACGGGGCCGTTAAGCTTAAACGCAATGGGGATTACAAACTGATCTTAACCCCTGCGCCTTATTATGAAGAAAGCGAAGATATTTATATCCAGCAGATCACCCAAACCCTGATCAATAAAGGCGGCGTTCCCACGGACTGGGCAGAACCTCTGGGATTAAAAACAGAAATTTTGCCACTAAACAAACCTTATGGGGCTGTTGTCGGCTCAAGTTTCTCCGCGATTGTTTTACGTGAAGGCAAGCCCCTGCCCGGTGTGGAAGTTGAAATTGAACATATGGTCGCTGAACCAGACATGGTTCAAAACAAGCCTTCAAACACCAAATCCTCCTCTATCCCCGGCGGGGCATTAAGTGTCATCAGCGACGCCAACGGCAAATTTACCTTTGCTATTCCAAAAGCAGGATATTGGGGCTTTGCAGCTCTGGGCTCCGGTCCAGATCAGGAATATCAAGGCAAGGAACTGTCCCAAGATGCGGTTTTATGGATCAAAGCCCATGAACTGGGGGAATAA
- a CDS encoding DUF2249 domain-containing protein, with protein MYKSLKIGDNPIMTKKKTDFIPCDGTIPKDWVAPEIANRVQHSEQFIHANLVGLSPPTPLVGTLKLLSHLKPGQYFEGLFPHSPIHLYPHLREEGWQWKIIDKSNEGVLLKIERSKETSC; from the coding sequence ATGTACAAAAGTCTCAAGATTGGCGATAATCCGATTATGACGAAGAAAAAGACAGATTTTATCCCTTGTGATGGCACAATCCCCAAAGATTGGGTCGCACCGGAAATTGCCAACCGCGTCCAGCACTCTGAGCAGTTCATCCATGCAAATCTTGTCGGTCTTTCGCCCCCTACACCACTGGTTGGCACCTTAAAACTCTTATCCCACCTTAAACCCGGCCAGTATTTCGAAGGCTTGTTTCCCCATTCCCCCATCCATCTTTACCCTCATTTACGTGAAGAGGGCTGGCAGTGGAAAATTATAGATAAAAGCAATGAGGGTGTTTTATTGAAAATCGAACGGTCAAAGGAAACATCATGTTAG